A section of the Rhizomicrobium sp. genome encodes:
- a CDS encoding glutathione S-transferase, giving the protein MTDYKLYYWSVPFRGQFVRAVLAYAGKTWTEGGDEAISELMDGPVKDMPVPFMGPPLLIDKKANVAISQMPAIVLYLGETLKLMPTEPALRALTMKIVNDANDVIDEITLDGGREMWTKKRWQEFVPRLKKWTSFWEEIGRRHELAAASGFLLGGKTPGIADIVTATLWSTMTDRFPKIGTILEDTAPVTAALTKRIANLPPLAKLAAKARRDYGESYCGGQIEASLRKVL; this is encoded by the coding sequence ATGACGGATTACAAGCTCTACTACTGGTCCGTGCCGTTCCGCGGCCAGTTCGTGCGCGCTGTGCTGGCCTATGCCGGCAAGACCTGGACCGAAGGCGGCGACGAGGCGATCTCGGAACTGATGGACGGTCCGGTCAAGGACATGCCGGTTCCCTTCATGGGGCCGCCGCTCCTGATCGACAAAAAGGCGAACGTCGCCATCTCTCAGATGCCGGCCATCGTCCTTTATCTGGGCGAGACGCTGAAGCTCATGCCGACGGAACCGGCCCTGCGCGCCCTGACCATGAAGATCGTCAACGACGCCAACGATGTGATCGATGAAATTACGCTGGATGGCGGCCGCGAAATGTGGACGAAGAAGCGCTGGCAGGAATTCGTCCCGCGGTTGAAGAAATGGACGTCGTTCTGGGAGGAGATCGGACGCCGCCATGAGCTTGCCGCTGCCTCCGGCTTCCTGCTGGGCGGCAAGACGCCGGGCATCGCCGACATCGTGACCGCCACCCTCTGGTCGACCATGACCGACCGCTTTCCCAAGATCGGGACAATCCTCGAGGACACGGCACCCGTGACGGCGGCTCTGACAAAGCGGATCGCAAATCTTCCGCCCCTGGCCAAGCTTGCCGCCAAGGCGCGGCGCGACTACGGAGAATCCTATTGCG